The Janthinobacterium lividum genome has a window encoding:
- a CDS encoding HAD-IA family hydrolase, translating to MPDTATTLPRFTHLISDCDGVLVDSEAVALQALLELLGPRLPNLPEGVTLQGLIEPRLGQRLVPLMQDIYKELGLPQLPADEIMAIGNAVDVACDAQLRAVPGVAQALAAIPLPKAVASNSVSARVLSSLERTGMAPLFDQRVFTPDLVGHAKPHPGVYLAAAAAFGVPPGQCLVLEDSVTGVTAAVAAGMTVLGFIGGGHIAAGQEARLKAAGAHVVFSDMASLPALVAAVMDTAVV from the coding sequence ATGCCTGATACCGCCACCACCCTACCGCGCTTTACCCATTTGATCAGCGACTGCGATGGCGTGCTGGTCGACAGCGAAGCCGTGGCCCTGCAAGCGCTGCTGGAATTGCTGGGGCCGCGCCTGCCGAACCTGCCTGAGGGGGTTACCCTGCAAGGCTTGATCGAGCCGCGCCTGGGCCAGCGCCTGGTGCCGCTGATGCAGGATATCTACAAGGAGCTGGGCTTGCCGCAATTGCCGGCCGACGAGATCATGGCTATCGGCAATGCCGTCGACGTAGCTTGCGATGCGCAATTGCGCGCCGTGCCCGGCGTGGCGCAGGCGCTGGCCGCCATTCCCCTGCCCAAGGCCGTGGCCTCGAACAGCGTCAGTGCGCGCGTGCTGTCCTCGCTCGAGCGCACGGGCATGGCGCCGCTGTTCGATCAACGCGTGTTTACGCCAGACCTGGTCGGCCATGCCAAGCCGCATCCGGGCGTCTACCTGGCGGCAGCTGCCGCCTTTGGCGTGCCGCCGGGCCAGTGCCTGGTGCTGGAAGACAGCGTCACGGGCGTGACGGCTGCCGTGGCGGCGGGCATGACGGTATTGGGATTCATCGGCGGCGGGCATATTGCCGCCGGCCAGGAAGCGCGCCTGAAGGCGGCCGGCGCGCATGTCGTGTTCAGCGACATGGCCAGTTTGCCGGCGCTGGTGGCCGCAGTGATGGACACCGCGGTGGTATAA
- the hemL gene encoding glutamate-1-semialdehyde 2,1-aminomutase: protein MTTTSQNDILFARAQKTTPGGVNSPVRAFRSVGGTPRFITRAEGPYFWDADGKRYIDYIGSWGPAIVGHAHPEVVKAVQDAAALGLSFGAPTEGEVLMAEEITRLVPSIEQVRLVSSGTEATMSALRLARGATGRDKIVKFEGCYHGHADSLLVKAGSGLLTFGNPTSAGVPEDFVKHTLVLDYNNVEQLKDAFDSFGAEIACVIVEPVAGNMNLVKATPAFLQAMRELCTQHGALLIFDEVMCGLRVALGGAQALYGIKPDLTALGKVIGGGMPVAAFGGSAALMHHMAPLGAVYQAGTLSGNPVAVAAGMATLKLIQQPGFYEQLGATAKRLAEGLTAAAKEAGVVFCADYIGGMFGIYFSATPPTSYAEMMAGDRSKFNAFFHAMLDEGVYFAPAAFEAGFVSAQHDDAVIDATIAAARKVFAKLA, encoded by the coding sequence ATGACGACGACTTCACAGAACGACATCCTGTTTGCCCGCGCACAAAAAACCACGCCAGGCGGCGTCAATTCGCCCGTGCGCGCCTTCCGCTCCGTGGGCGGCACGCCGCGCTTCATCACGCGCGCCGAAGGCCCGTACTTCTGGGACGCGGACGGCAAGCGCTATATCGACTATATCGGCTCGTGGGGCCCGGCCATCGTCGGCCACGCCCACCCGGAAGTGGTAAAAGCGGTGCAGGATGCGGCCGCGCTGGGCCTGTCGTTCGGCGCGCCGACCGAAGGCGAAGTGCTGATGGCTGAGGAAATCACGCGCCTGGTGCCGTCGATCGAGCAGGTGCGCCTAGTCTCCTCGGGCACGGAAGCGACCATGAGCGCACTGCGCCTGGCGCGCGGCGCCACGGGACGCGACAAGATCGTCAAGTTCGAAGGCTGCTACCACGGCCACGCCGATTCGCTGCTGGTGAAAGCGGGCAGCGGCCTGCTCACCTTCGGCAACCCGACGTCGGCCGGCGTGCCGGAAGACTTCGTCAAGCACACCCTGGTGCTCGACTATAACAACGTGGAACAGCTGAAGGACGCCTTCGACAGCTTCGGCGCGGAAATCGCCTGCGTCATCGTCGAACCCGTGGCCGGCAACATGAACCTGGTGAAAGCCACGCCGGCATTCCTGCAAGCGATGCGCGAACTGTGCACGCAGCACGGCGCCCTGCTCATTTTCGATGAAGTCATGTGCGGCTTGCGCGTGGCCCTGGGCGGCGCGCAGGCGCTGTACGGCATCAAGCCCGATCTCACCGCGCTGGGCAAGGTAATCGGCGGCGGCATGCCGGTGGCCGCCTTTGGCGGCAGCGCCGCGCTGATGCACCACATGGCGCCGCTGGGCGCCGTCTACCAGGCCGGTACTTTGTCAGGCAACCCGGTCGCCGTGGCGGCCGGCATGGCCACCTTGAAACTGATCCAGCAGCCCGGCTTCTACGAGCAGCTGGGCGCCACGGCCAAGCGCCTGGCCGAAGGCCTGACCGCCGCCGCAAAGGAGGCCGGCGTGGTCTTCTGCGCCGACTACATCGGCGGCATGTTCGGTATCTATTTCAGCGCCACCCCACCGACCAGCTACGCGGAAATGATGGCGGGCGACCGCAGCAAGTTCAACGCCTTCTTCCACGCCATGCTGGACGAAGGCGTGTACTTCGCGCCCGCCGCCTTCGAAGCGGGCTTTGTCTCGGCGCAGCACGATGATGCCGTCATCGACGCCACCATCGCTGCCGCGCGCAAGGTGTTTGCCAAGCTCGCGTAA
- the aroE gene encoding shikimate dehydrogenase → MSTHELHLDQYCVFGNPIAHSKSPLIHAAFALQTGQAMAYERRLAPLDGFALAARTFAAEGGKGANVTVPFKLDACALATELTPRAQAAGAVNTLRFDGATILGDNTDGAGLVADIVRNAGVTIAGKRILLLGAGGAARGVVLPLLEQGPQEIFIANRTVATAEALGAQFADAQAHPEQLRAGGYTQPEGQFDIVINATAASLAGDLPPVPAGIFGSHTLALDMMYGAQPTVFMDFAAQHGAQVRDGLGMLVEQAAVAFYVWRGVRPQTQDLLAQLRSAL, encoded by the coding sequence TTGAGTACACACGAACTACATCTTGATCAATATTGCGTCTTCGGCAATCCCATCGCCCACAGCAAGTCCCCCCTGATCCACGCCGCGTTTGCCCTGCAGACAGGTCAAGCCATGGCCTATGAGCGCCGGCTGGCGCCGCTGGACGGCTTTGCCCTGGCGGCCCGTACGTTTGCCGCCGAGGGCGGCAAGGGCGCGAATGTGACGGTGCCCTTCAAACTGGACGCGTGCGCGCTGGCCACCGAGCTGACGCCGCGTGCGCAAGCGGCCGGCGCCGTCAATACCCTGCGTTTCGATGGCGCCACCATTCTTGGCGACAATACCGATGGCGCGGGCCTGGTGGCGGACATCGTCCGCAACGCGGGCGTGACCATCGCCGGCAAGCGCATCCTGCTGCTGGGCGCGGGTGGTGCGGCGCGCGGCGTGGTGCTGCCCTTGCTGGAACAGGGGCCGCAGGAAATTTTCATTGCCAATCGCACCGTGGCCACAGCCGAGGCGCTGGGGGCGCAGTTTGCCGATGCGCAGGCTCACCCCGAGCAACTGCGCGCCGGCGGCTACACGCAGCCGGAGGGCCAGTTCGATATCGTCATCAATGCCACTGCGGCCAGCCTCGCGGGCGACTTGCCGCCCGTGCCCGCGGGTATCTTCGGCAGCCACACCCTGGCGCTGGACATGATGTACGGCGCCCAGCCCACCGTCTTCATGGACTTTGCCGCGCAGCATGGCGCGCAGGTGCGCGACGGCCTGGGCATGCTGGTGGAGCAGGCGGCAGTAGCGTTTTACGTGTGGCGCGGCGTGCGGCCGCAGACGCAGGACTTGCTGGCGCAATTGCGCAGTGCCCTGTGA
- the corA gene encoding magnesium/cobalt transporter CorA, with protein MINVFVLQNGRLNQVPIDSRADLENAEPVWVDLTDPTDDERAWVKAIYNVTLPGEDEVKDIEASARYYEAENGDLHLRTDFLREEDDGPSRVITVAFILARKILFSMHTDDLPVFRLVRMRARSRPGSIADYMDVLLDLYATDAEYSADVLEGIYQNLEEVSTRVLQKEFTDAHAAEALNAIAHEEDLNGRIRRNMMDTRRAVSFLMRGRLLNSEQFEEARQILRDIESLDGHTSFLFDKINFLMDATVGFININQNKIIKIFSVASVAFLPPTLIASVYGMNFKLMPELEWSFGYPWAWGLMVTSAIAPFLYFRHRGWLK; from the coding sequence ATGATCAATGTCTTTGTATTACAGAATGGCCGGCTCAACCAGGTGCCGATCGACAGCCGCGCAGACCTCGAAAATGCCGAACCGGTGTGGGTCGACCTGACCGACCCCACCGATGATGAACGGGCCTGGGTCAAGGCCATCTATAACGTCACCCTGCCGGGCGAAGACGAAGTCAAGGATATTGAAGCGTCGGCCCGCTATTACGAAGCGGAAAACGGCGACTTGCACCTGCGCACGGACTTTTTGCGCGAAGAAGACGACGGCCCGTCGCGCGTCATCACGGTAGCCTTCATTCTTGCCCGCAAGATCCTGTTTTCCATGCATACGGACGACTTGCCCGTGTTTCGCCTGGTGCGCATGCGCGCCCGCTCGCGGCCAGGCTCGATTGCCGACTACATGGACGTGCTGCTCGACCTGTACGCCACCGATGCCGAATATTCGGCCGACGTGCTCGAAGGCATCTACCAGAACCTGGAAGAAGTCAGCACACGCGTGCTGCAAAAGGAGTTTACCGATGCGCACGCGGCCGAAGCGCTGAACGCGATTGCCCACGAGGAAGATTTGAATGGCCGTATCCGCCGCAACATGATGGATACGCGCCGCGCCGTGAGCTTTTTGATGCGCGGCCGCTTATTGAATTCCGAGCAGTTCGAGGAAGCGCGGCAGATTTTGCGCGACATCGAATCGCTCGATGGCCATACGTCTTTCCTGTTCGACAAGATCAACTTCCTGATGGATGCCACCGTCGGCTTCATCAACATCAACCAGAACAAGATCATCAAGATCTTCTCGGTGGCCAGCGTGGCCTTCCTGCCGCCCACCCTGATCGCCAGCGTGTACGGCATGAACTTCAAGCTGATGCCGGAACTGGAGTGGTCGTTCGGCTATCCGTGGGCCTGGGGTTTGATGGTCACCAGCGCCATCGCGCCCTTCCTGTACTTCCGCCACCGCGGCTGGCTGAAATAA
- the mtgA gene encoding monofunctional biosynthetic peptidoglycan transglycosylase: MSAGKKGQRKTGGGSRYGWIKWLFVVPVLAFLVVQLYFFLQIWWWIDHNPSSTAFMREQLSVLQDKNPNATIKQTWVPYNRISNNLKRAIIASEDANFSEHEGVDWEALQKAYEKNSKKQKVVAGGSTITQQLAKNLFLSGSRSYVRKGQELIITYMLESLMEKQRIFEIYLNVVEFGTGIFGAEAAGRHYYRVSAAGLSAGQAAKLAVMLPNPRFYDSHRDTGYLNRRTSVILRRMGAAELP, from the coding sequence GTGAGCGCCGGCAAGAAGGGCCAGCGTAAGACCGGCGGCGGCAGCCGCTACGGCTGGATCAAGTGGCTGTTCGTCGTCCCCGTGCTGGCCTTCCTCGTCGTGCAACTGTATTTCTTCCTGCAAATCTGGTGGTGGATCGACCACAATCCGTCCAGCACGGCCTTCATGCGCGAACAGTTGTCTGTCTTGCAGGACAAGAATCCCAATGCCACGATCAAGCAGACGTGGGTGCCGTACAACCGCATCTCGAATAATCTGAAACGGGCCATCATCGCTTCGGAAGACGCGAATTTCTCCGAACATGAAGGCGTGGACTGGGAAGCCTTGCAAAAGGCATATGAAAAAAACAGCAAGAAGCAAAAGGTCGTGGCGGGCGGCTCCACCATCACGCAGCAGCTGGCGAAGAATCTTTTCCTGTCCGGTTCGCGCAGCTATGTGCGCAAGGGCCAGGAACTGATCATCACGTATATGCTGGAAAGCCTGATGGAAAAGCAGCGCATTTTCGAGATTTATTTGAACGTGGTGGAGTTTGGCACGGGCATCTTTGGCGCGGAAGCTGCCGGGCGCCACTATTACCGTGTCAGCGCGGCCGGCCTGAGCGCCGGACAGGCGGCGAAACTGGCCGTGATGCTGCCGAATCCCCGCTTTTATGACAGTCACCGCGATACGGGTTACCTGAACCGACGCACAAGTGTCATCCTGCGCCGCATGGGGGCGGCGGAATTGCCTTGA